One Podarcis muralis chromosome 1, rPodMur119.hap1.1, whole genome shotgun sequence genomic window carries:
- the CCNYL1 gene encoding cyclin-Y-like protein 1 isoform X2, with protein MLLLKVYSSHTVVAECLGTHTYWLPDKRKLCLGFRTVPEVEWTPRTHSVREPRDSDRSLDIFDEKSHPLTREEVPDDYFKHDPDHKHIYRFVRTLFSAAQLTAECAIVTLVYLERLLTYAEIDICPSNWKRIVLGAILLASKVWDDQAVWNVDYCQILKDITVEDMNEMERHFLELLQFNINVPASVYAKYYFDLRSLADDNNLNFLLEPLSKERAQKLEAISRLCEDKYKDLSKAAMRRSFSADNLVGIRRTNAILS; from the exons ATGCTGCTGTTAAAAGTTTATTCCAGTCATACCGTGGTTGCTGAATGCCTTGGAACTCATACGTATTGGCTCCCGGACAAACGaaagctgtgtcttggttttcgaacagttccggaagtcgaatggactcccagaacgcattctgttcgagaaccaag GGATTCTGATAGATCACTGGATATTTTTGATGAGAAATCACATCCACTCACG CGTGAAGAGGTTCCAGATGACTACTTTAAACATGACCCTGATCACAAGCACATCTATCGCTTTGTACGTACCCTGTTTAGTGCAGCGCAGCTGACGGCCGAATGTGCAATAGTGACACTG GTTTACTTGGAAAGGCTCTTAACCTATGCAGAGATTGACATTTGCCCAAGTAACTGGAAGAGAATAGTTCTAGGTGCTATTCTGCTAGCTTCTAAGGTGTGGGATGATCAGGCCGTGTGGAATGTGGATTACTGCCAAATACTGAAGGATATTACAGTTGAAGACAT GAATGAAATGGAAAGACACTTCTTGGAGCTACTGCAGTTCAATATCAATGTTCCTGCCAGTGTTTACGCCAAATACTACTTTGACCTTCGCTCCTTAGCAGATGACAACAACCTGAACTTTCTGCTGGAGCCCCTTAGTAAAGAGCGAGCACAGAAACTAGAG GCTATCTCCAGGCTGTGTGAGGACAAATACAAAGATTTGTCAAAAGCTGCTATGAGACGATCATTCAGTGCTGATAACTTAGTTGGGATCCGCCGTACTAACGCCATCCTCTCTTGA